In Devosia sp. 1566, a single genomic region encodes these proteins:
- a CDS encoding alpha/beta hydrolase: MMMGEPFDIEIGQAILAGSELGEGLPVVFLHAGVADSRMWASQMQAVAAAGWHAITYDRRGFGETQSPDEPFSHLDDLEALLDALDIHAAVLVGCSLGGGLAIDFALRHPGRIIGLALLGTSVTGAPWSTSDMEAAVEAAEEDAYERGDLDMLNKVQAHQWLDGPRAPSGRVGGAVRELFLDMNGIALRKPELTQGERAPEAWSRVGEVAAPTLLLVGDEDFGALIERHDHLSEEMPNAFAAVLEGVAHLPSIERPDLVNTLLLQFLHAIEGGGSPELD; the protein is encoded by the coding sequence ATGATGATGGGCGAGCCCTTCGACATCGAGATCGGCCAGGCAATCCTGGCCGGCTCCGAACTGGGCGAGGGCCTGCCCGTCGTCTTCCTGCATGCCGGCGTTGCCGACAGCCGCATGTGGGCCAGCCAGATGCAGGCGGTTGCCGCTGCGGGCTGGCACGCCATCACCTATGACCGTCGCGGCTTTGGCGAAACCCAAAGCCCCGACGAGCCCTTCAGCCATCTCGATGATCTCGAAGCGCTGCTCGATGCCCTCGACATCCACGCCGCCGTGCTCGTGGGCTGCTCGCTCGGGGGTGGTCTTGCCATCGATTTTGCCCTGCGCCATCCCGGCCGCATCATCGGTCTCGCATTGCTCGGCACCTCGGTGACCGGCGCGCCCTGGAGCACTTCGGACATGGAAGCGGCGGTGGAAGCGGCCGAGGAAGACGCCTATGAGCGCGGCGATCTCGACATGCTCAACAAGGTGCAGGCCCATCAGTGGCTCGATGGTCCGCGCGCCCCAAGCGGCCGCGTTGGCGGGGCCGTGCGCGAGCTGTTCCTCGACATGAACGGCATTGCTTTGCGCAAGCCCGAACTCACGCAAGGGGAGCGCGCGCCCGAAGCCTGGAGCCGGGTAGGGGAGGTTGCCGCCCCGACCTTGCTGCTGGTGGGCGACGAGGACTTCGGTGCCCTGATCGAGCGGCACGACCATCTCTCCGAAGAAATGCCCAACGCCTTTGCCGCGGTGCTCGAAGGCGTCGCCCACCTGCCCAGCATCGAGCGGCCTGATCTGGTCAACACGCTGCTGCTGCAGTTCCTCCACGCCATCGAAGGCGGCGGCTCGCCTGAGCTCGACTAG